A single window of Magnetococcus marinus MC-1 DNA harbors:
- a CDS encoding TrpB-like pyridoxal phosphate-dependent enzyme translates to MQTKILLDESEMPTQWYNVTADMPNRPPPPLGPDGKPVTPEMMGMIFPPDILQQEMSTERWIDIPDEVRQILSLWRPSPLYRAHRLEQALATPAKIYYKYEGVSPAGSHKPNSAVPQAYYNKKAGIKRLTTETGAGQWGSSIAFAGQMFGLEVEVYMVKVSYHQKPFRRSMMETWGAQVFASPSDRTASGRKILAQDPDSPGSLGIAISEAVELAMQDPHTNYSLGSVLNHVCLHQTIIGLEAKKQFAKAGDYPDVVIGCCGGGSNFAGTAFPFLADKAAGKALRLLAMEPSSCPTLTRGHFAYDYGDVAGLTPMMMQYTLGHDFTPPGIHAGGLRYHGDSSQLSQLVHDKIIEARSVNQLDTFRAGVTFAQAEGIIPAPESNHAIRGAIEEALRCKEEGKQETIFFTLSGHGHFDMTSYDRFFAGELEDYPYPQSAIEAALKHLPDPTKMG, encoded by the coding sequence ATGCAAACCAAAATTCTGCTCGACGAGTCAGAGATGCCCACCCAATGGTATAATGTAACCGCAGATATGCCTAACCGTCCGCCACCACCTTTAGGTCCTGATGGCAAGCCGGTAACCCCTGAAATGATGGGGATGATTTTTCCACCGGATATTCTGCAACAGGAGATGTCTACCGAACGCTGGATTGATATCCCCGATGAAGTGCGCCAAATTTTATCCCTGTGGCGCCCCTCCCCCCTCTACCGAGCCCATCGGTTGGAACAGGCCTTAGCCACCCCTGCTAAAATTTATTACAAGTATGAAGGGGTCAGCCCGGCGGGTTCCCATAAGCCCAATAGTGCCGTACCCCAGGCCTATTATAACAAAAAGGCCGGGATTAAACGGTTAACCACCGAGACCGGCGCCGGTCAGTGGGGCAGCTCCATCGCCTTTGCGGGGCAGATGTTTGGCCTTGAGGTCGAGGTCTATATGGTCAAGGTGAGCTATCACCAAAAACCCTTCCGTCGCTCGATGATGGAGACTTGGGGCGCACAGGTTTTTGCCAGCCCCTCCGATCGTACCGCGTCGGGGCGTAAAATTTTGGCTCAAGATCCCGATAGCCCAGGCTCGTTGGGCATCGCTATCTCAGAAGCCGTTGAGTTAGCCATGCAGGACCCCCACACCAACTATTCGTTGGGTTCGGTTCTCAACCATGTCTGCTTGCACCAAACCATTATCGGCCTAGAGGCCAAAAAGCAGTTCGCTAAGGCGGGTGATTACCCGGATGTGGTAATCGGTTGTTGTGGTGGCGGCTCTAATTTTGCGGGCACAGCCTTTCCTTTCCTGGCCGACAAAGCCGCGGGTAAAGCGTTACGTCTACTGGCCATGGAACCCAGCTCGTGCCCCACTCTGACCCGTGGTCATTTTGCTTATGACTATGGTGACGTGGCCGGTTTAACCCCCATGATGATGCAGTATACCCTGGGCCATGACTTTACCCCGCCAGGTATTCATGCCGGTGGGTTACGCTACCATGGGGATTCTAGCCAGCTCTCTCAACTGGTGCATGACAAAATTATTGAGGCCCGTTCTGTCAACCAGTTGGACACCTTCCGTGCGGGTGTTACCTTTGCTCAGGCCGAGGGCATTATCCCTGCGCCCGAATCCAACCATGCCATTCGTGGCGCCATCGAAGAGGCTTTGCGCTGTAAAGAAGAGGGCAAGCAAGAGACCATCTTCTTTACCCTCTCCGGCCATGGCCATTTTGACATGACCTCCTATGACCGCTTTTTTGCCGGTGAATTGGAGGATTATCCCTACCCTCAAAGTGCCATCGAAGCGGCACTTAAACATCTGCCCGACCCAACCAAAATGGGTTGA
- a CDS encoding dienelactone hydrolase family protein, whose translation MRTYAKWMGVALALLWSVPAWAVVQEQEVPYKDGDTGLAGYLVWDDAFSGKRPGVLVVHEWWGLNSYAKSRARQLARMGYIAFAADMYGEGHVTEHAKEAKGWMQQVTANVEGWRRRADLALEQLKAAPQVDTTRLAAVGYCFGGGTVMQMAYGGSDLLGVASFHGPLPPAEKKDYAKIKAKIFVAHGDADTFVPLERLEAFRIGLNEAGADWQLLRYGGAVHSFTNPAADGSWMPTVKYDAKADHRSWAAFTHFLDELFWP comes from the coding sequence ATGCGCACCTATGCAAAATGGATGGGAGTCGCCTTAGCATTACTGTGGTCGGTGCCCGCTTGGGCGGTGGTACAGGAGCAAGAGGTGCCTTATAAAGACGGCGATACGGGACTAGCTGGTTATTTGGTGTGGGATGATGCCTTTAGTGGCAAGCGGCCAGGGGTTTTGGTGGTGCATGAGTGGTGGGGTCTTAATAGCTATGCCAAAAGCCGCGCCCGACAATTGGCTCGTATGGGCTATATCGCCTTTGCAGCGGATATGTATGGTGAGGGTCATGTGACCGAGCACGCCAAAGAGGCGAAGGGGTGGATGCAGCAAGTGACCGCCAATGTGGAAGGGTGGCGTCGACGGGCGGATTTGGCCTTGGAGCAGCTCAAGGCCGCGCCACAGGTAGACACAACCCGTTTGGCGGCGGTGGGTTACTGTTTTGGCGGGGGGACCGTCATGCAGATGGCCTATGGTGGCTCCGATCTGCTGGGGGTGGCCTCGTTCCACGGTCCTTTACCCCCTGCGGAGAAAAAGGATTATGCCAAAATTAAGGCCAAAATCTTTGTGGCCCATGGGGATGCCGATACCTTTGTGCCCCTAGAGCGGCTGGAGGCCTTTCGGATAGGTTTGAATGAGGCCGGGGCGGATTGGCAACTGTTACGCTACGGTGGAGCGGTACACAGTTTTACCAATCCCGCTGCCGATGGTAGCTGGATGCCCACGGTGAAATATGATGCCAAGGCGGACCACCGCTCGTGGGCAGCGTTCACCCATTTTTTAGATGAGCTGTTCTGGCCCTAA
- a CDS encoding lytic transglycosylase domain-containing protein: MKPLFILALLGLLCAVPPPAAADIYAFIDADGVIHLSNRANDPRYRRLMRINSQGRRLALPQYASVPSRGGDAKRYEQTIHNIAKRFDLDAGLVKAVIQAESGFDPNVVSHKGAVGLMQLMPQTARIYGVSDRTDPHENILAGSQHLRYLLDKYKNNIKLTLAAYNAGEGAVERYGNRIPPFRETQNYVRKVLAFYREFR; encoded by the coding sequence ATGAAGCCTCTTTTCATCCTTGCCTTGCTCGGGCTGCTATGCGCGGTTCCACCCCCAGCCGCTGCGGATATCTATGCCTTTATTGATGCCGATGGGGTCATCCATCTCTCTAACCGTGCCAATGATCCCCGCTACCGACGTCTCATGCGCATCAACAGCCAGGGCCGTCGCCTCGCACTGCCCCAATATGCCAGCGTACCCAGCCGGGGTGGGGATGCCAAACGCTATGAACAGACCATCCATAACATCGCCAAACGGTTCGATTTGGATGCCGGATTGGTCAAAGCGGTCATCCAGGCTGAATCGGGCTTTGACCCCAACGTGGTCTCCCACAAAGGGGCCGTGGGGCTTATGCAATTAATGCCACAAACCGCCCGTATTTATGGGGTTTCCGACCGTACAGATCCTCACGAAAACATTCTAGCTGGTAGCCAGCATCTGCGTTATCTCTTGGATAAATATAAAAATAATATTAAACTCACGTTGGCGGCTTACAATGCTGGTGAGGGGGCTGTGGAACGTTACGGTAATCGTATTCCACCCTTTCGTGAAACCCAAAACTATGTGCGTAAGGTGCTGGCCTTTTACCGCGAATTTCGTTAA